One Mya arenaria isolate MELC-2E11 chromosome 5, ASM2691426v1 genomic window carries:
- the LOC128234256 gene encoding E3 ubiquitin-protein ligase TRIM36-like — protein sequence MASRHRTSWTDSVLIASDEIHDFSCSVCKDDNLNIEANHSCGDCAKYYCDKCLIFHAKIHKRHVVLGRNDVDKWVGQGDALVTCDLHPPKILELLCEDHAELCCHLCVSLNHRMCRSISLISDLAKGIHSMDDFKQLPANVTKVTASLNQVSEARKKNQNSMNSSGKSMLTKIKTLRSSLNEVLDELEKRTEVQMNSVLADLDGSLQKDIDHCDFLHDQLNALLDSVQLQTKESNSFIGFRKCKDKMAEANSILREMDNKQEATITFQPDTRVQQLLSDLKALGTIQGCPDPQLMQSYGQINQSSNKCKVVKVKKKKTYVVNINKDKQDCEIRGITELTGGEIVLVDTSNCIGKVLDSEYKVTSYCNFPEYPLDICHISDHQVAVTVNEKTVRHEVNFLTVSADTIKMTRKFSVDHECYSIKHHEGQLYVGSLTTLYLYTMAGRLVQKVYEDTSRGVTVNRFDLSTDGMKLYIPASSHNKMIVIDKSGNILSTLHDPDFQWPFRIHVSEGGHVFACLNRSNTVVQVDQEGRKMLATLVMAGDGINQPSAVWYSTHTSRLIVAGGQNDILVMELQ from the exons ATGGCTTCGAGACATAGGACTTCATGGACAGATTCTGTGTTAATTGCCTCTGATGAGATACATGATTTTTCCTGTTCCGTGTGTAAAGATGACAATCTCAACATAGAGGCCAACCATTCTTGTGGGGACTGCGCAAAATATTACTGTGACAAGTGTCTGATATTTCATGCCAAAATACACAAGCGCCATGTTGTGTTGGGTCGTAACGATGTGGACAAGTGGGTGGGGCAAGGTGATGCACTTGTAACGTGCGACCTTCACCCTCCGAAGATCTTGGAACTACTGTGTGAAGATCATGCTGAGCTCTGTTGTCACCTCTGTGTGTCACTGAATCACAG GATGTGCAGAAGCATCAGCTTGATATCAGACCTGGCCAAGGGCATACATAGTATGGATGACTTCAAGCAGCTTCCAGCCAATGTTACCAAGGTAACAGCCAGCCTTAATCAGGTGAGCGAGGCCAGAAAGAAGAACCAGAATTCCATGAATAGCTCAGGAAAGTCCATGCTGACAAAGATCAAGACCCTGAGGTCTTCACTGAACGAGGTCTTAGATGAGCTGGAGAAAAGGACAGAGGTACAGATGAACAGTGTCCTGGCTGACCTGGATGGATCACTACAGAAGGATATTGACCACTGTGACTTCCTCCATGACCAACTCAATGCCTTACTGGACTCTGTCCAACTCCAGACCAAAGAATCCAACTCATTCATTGGCTTCAGGAAATGTAAGGACAAAATGGCAGAGGCCAATAGTATTCTCCGCGAGATGGACAACAAACAAGAGGCAACTATCACTTTCCAGCCTGACACACGCGTTCAACAATTGCTATCTGACTTGAAAGCACTAGGAACAATCCAGGGGTGTCCTGATCCACAGTTAATGCAATCATATGGACAAATCAATCAATCCTCTAATAAATGCAAGGTTGTCaaggtaaaaaaaaagaaaacatatgtaGTGAATATAAATAAAGACAAACAGGATTGTGAAATTCGTGGTATTACAGAACTTACAGGAGGAGAGATTGTGCTGGTAGACACTTCCAATTGCATAGGAAAGGTGTTAGACAGTGAATACAAGGTGACATCCTACTGTAATTTCCCTGAATATCCATTGGACATCTGCCACATCTCAGACCATCAAGTTGCTGTAACTGTTAACGAAAAAACTGTCAGGCATGAGGTCAACTTTCTCACGGTGTCAGCAGACACCATCAAGATGACCAGGAAGTTCTCAGTTGACCATGAATGTTACTCCATCAAGCACCATGAGGGCCAGCTGTATGTGGGCTCCCTCACTACACTGTACCTGTATACAATGGCAGGGAGGCTGGTACAGAAGGTATATGAAGACACATCTCGCGGAGTTACAGTGAACCGCTTTGACTTGAGCACAGACGGCATGAAGTTATACATACCAGCCTCCAGCCACAATAAAATGATTGTTATTGACAAATCAGGCAACATTCTGTCCACTCTGCATGACCCTGACTTTCAATGGCCTTTCAGAATACATGTGAGTGAGGGTGGACATGTGTTTGCGTGTTTGAATAGATCCAATACAGTGGTGCAGGTTGACCAGGAAGGCAGGAAGATGCTGGCCACACTGGTCATGGCGGGAGATGGCATCAACCAACCATCTGCAGTCTGGTACAGCACCCACACTAGTAGGCTCATCGTAGCGGGAGGACAAAATGACATTCTGGTGATGGAACTACAGTAA